CCATGAAAGACATGCTCATTACCTCGCGTGTTCAACAGTGCGGCTCTCACGAACCACGGTGACTTTAACCTGGCCAGCTTGCGGCATTTCACGCTCGATCTTACGAGCGATATCACGCGCAAGCATGGTTGATTGATCGTCAGTCACTTTAGCACTTTCCACCATCACACGCACTTCACGGCCGGCTTGCAATGCAAATGTTTTCAAGACGCCGTCGAAGCTATTGCCGATACTTTCAAGATCTTCCAAACGATGGATGTAAGCATCCATGTGCGGACGACGCGCGCCCGGACGAGATGCTGACAAGATATTTGCGGCATGGATAATCCACGCCAAAGCAGACGTTGGTTTCTCATCATCTTGGTGAGCACGGATCGCATGGCAGATCTCTTCAGATTCACCGTATTTTTTCGCCCACTCTGCACCAACCAATGCATAACTGCCTTCAGCTGTGTGCTCAATCGCACGGCCGATTTCATGCAAGATCCCCGCACGGCGAGCTTGCTTCACATTCATGCCCATTTCGCCGGCGAGCAAGCCAGCGATGTAAGCCACTTCCAAAGAATGATTCAAGACGTTTTGAGCATGGGTTGAACGGTACTTGAGGCTACCGATCAATTTTACGAGCTCTGGGTGGATGTTCGGAATTCCGAGCTCCACAACCACGCGCTCGCCTTCTTCTTTGATGGATTTAGTAATTTCGTTCTTTTGTTTTTCAACGACCTCTTCGATACGCGCTGGATGAACGCGGCCGTCTTCCATCAACTTTTCAATCGTACGTTTCGCCAGTTCACGGCGAACCGGATCGAAACCAGAGATAACAACCGCTTCCGGAGTATCATCGACGATCAAATCCACACCGCACATGGCTTCCAAAGTACGGATGTTCCGGCCTTCACGACCGATGATTTTACCTTTCATTTCATCGCTTGGCAGAGCCAAAACGCTGACAGTTCTTTCAGACGTGTACTCAGAAGCAAAGCGAGATAATGCCGTGCTGATAATGCGACGAGCTTTTTTGTCGGCTTCTTTTTGTGCTTCTTCTTCGATGGCAGAGATTTTCTTAGCTGCTTCGACTTTTGCTTCGTCCTCAAGTGCTGTGATCAACTGACGACGAGCTTCTTCTGCCGTCATCGCTGCAATGGATTCTAGCTTCTGCTTCAATTCACCGATGTGAGTCTCTGCTTTTTTCTCGAGGTCTTTAATGCGTGTTTCAGTGATGGCGACTTTTTCTTCGCGGTCTTTCAACTGACCGACAAAACGGTCATTCTCTTCCAGCTTCACCTTGAACTGATCGTCGACTTCTTTAAGACGACGCTCCAGCTGAGATTCTTTATTCTTCATCTGAGCTTTTTGCTTATGAATATCGGCCTCAACATTCTTACGCGCGCGGGCTTCAAAATCCTTCGCTTTTGTTTCAGAATCTTTCTTCACCTTTGCAGCTTCAGACTTTGCTTTGTTAATAATGCGGTCTGCTTCAGCACGGGCTGATTTCTTTTGGGACTCGTCTTGAATTCTTTTGATAACGAAGACAAGAACGCCCCCGATAACCAATCCAAGAATCGATGCGATAACAACTTCCATAACCGGACTCCTACTTACTTACACTGAATAATCTCGTTTTCGGTGATGACGAAGTCGACATTGATGTCGTGCTCTTCCACCGGAAAGTCCTCAGCAAGGACTTGGCAGCCAAAACAGATGCCAACCTTAGGACCTTTGTAATCAGCCAGGGCTTTGTCATAAAACCCGCGGCCTTTACCTAAACGATTGCCTTTTTTATTAAATCCTAAACCCGGAACTAAAACTCCGGTGAGCTCTTCGAGATCCAACTTACGGGAATCCTCGGAAGGCTCCATCACCCCGAACGGACCTTTGATGAAATTCTGCGAGATATAAAAAGTCAGGTGGTCGGCTTCCATACGCGGAAACGCCCATTCGATTTTTTCGGAATGATGAAACACCGGACTCAGATCAGGTTCCTGAGGAAGGGCATGATAACCTGCCCAAATACCCTGTTTCTGGCCGATAAATTCTGTGAGATTTTCGCAGAGTTGTTGCTGGATTTGCACGGACGAATGCGGGGACTCTTTTTGCAAAAGAGCCTTCAGGTGGTCACGCCATTGGCGTTTACCCCACGCTTGCATTTTATTTAGACGCAAACTCATCCTAGCCTCAAAAACGAAAACAGAAATTAATTAAACTGTTCTGTTGAGCTTGGAATTTTCTAGATCGATAGAGAGTTTAAGTGCTTTTTCTTCTATTTTCTCAAGCTCGCGGTGAGCTTTTCTTTTGAGAAGAATGAGTTCCTCTGCCACGTTAAGGGCTGTTAGAACTGCTGCATTTTGAAAAGAACCATACTTCGTCACGGACAAAGCTTGATCCATTTTATTGTTCACAAATTCGACGAGTTCCTGAACAGTCGCATCATCATGGGAGGTTTTTAACTTATATGGGACTCCCGCAATAAGGAAGTCGTAGGTTTTTTTCTCAGATGCCACTCGGACCTCGTGGGCCGTTCTTGGCCCTCACAAATCTTAAACTAAACTGCCTGTCTTAATACGCCGCTAAGTGTACTAAAAGGTTCTAGAAATTCCTTTTCAACAGTACCTTAAAATTATAACTGACTTCATAGACTTAGCAACTTTTGTTTGTCAGTTAGCTGCGTTATTTTTGAAAACAGGTGCAAACCACGCCTAAGCCATTCTTCTCTTCGCAGAAAAGACGCTGATGAGCCCTCTCATCATTGAATTCCAGTTCGAAAATCTTTTGAAAGGCGCGTTTAAAACTCAAAGTCTGTCCATTGAGCTTAGTGTCATAGTAGGAGCGTTCATCCTCAACCACATCGTGATTAAGAAAGTACTGATCGAGATCTTTTTGACTCGGATTCGTGCGCTGAGCGGCAGGAATCGCGACAGGCATTCCCGCCCCCTTGTCATCGAGGTTTTCAATGCTCAAGAGGTAACTGACTTTGCCTTTTTTTACCGGTTTTGCTGAAAGTTTAAGCCGTTTCTGCTGACCCAAGGAGTCTTTGAGGAGCACTTGGCGGTAACGAAGCAGCGACTGCGACGTGACATAGCTCTTGTCGATATCGTCCTTCAAAACGTTCAGATCGACTTTGAGGGATTGAGTTTCATTTTTTAAACTGGGAAAGCACTTGATCACGTTGGTGTAAGAAACGGAAACAGGTTTTTCTTTGGTTTCAGCCCCCGCGGACATACCGAACGTAATAACACATGCTGTAGATAAAAATGCCTTTAACAAATAGCCCCCGAAAGAGGCCCAAACAAGGGCCCCTTCAGAATGCTATTAATATTTACTGAGGAAAGCAATCACGTCCAAATCTTGCCCACTCGCCACCCCGGCTCCGCCAGGCATCGGTCCCGTCAATTGATCCAAAGTGTATCCGGTAAATGCATCGGTGTTGCGATCATGCTGGAAGCGCAGCCATTTTTCCCGATCATACCAAGCCTTCTTCGTAGAATTGTCGCGACAAGTTGCGAGCTCACTGCCTTGAGCGCCCCAACGAAGCTCCGGGCAGTGATAAGGATCGAAACTCAAATCATAGATTCTAGCGCGCGCTTTTTCCAGGTTGATGGAAACACTTTGACCTGCACTATTT
The sequence above is drawn from the Bdellovibrionales bacterium genome and encodes:
- the rny gene encoding ribonuclease Y, with amino-acid sequence MEVVIASILGLVIGGVLVFVIKRIQDESQKKSARAEADRIINKAKSEAAKVKKDSETKAKDFEARARKNVEADIHKQKAQMKNKESQLERRLKEVDDQFKVKLEENDRFVGQLKDREEKVAITETRIKDLEKKAETHIGELKQKLESIAAMTAEEARRQLITALEDEAKVEAAKKISAIEEEAQKEADKKARRIISTALSRFASEYTSERTVSVLALPSDEMKGKIIGREGRNIRTLEAMCGVDLIVDDTPEAVVISGFDPVRRELAKRTIEKLMEDGRVHPARIEEVVEKQKNEITKSIKEEGERVVVELGIPNIHPELVKLIGSLKYRSTHAQNVLNHSLEVAYIAGLLAGEMGMNVKQARRAGILHEIGRAIEHTAEGSYALVGAEWAKKYGESEEICHAIRAHQDDEKPTSALAWIIHAANILSASRPGARRPHMDAYIHRLEDLESIGNSFDGVLKTFALQAGREVRVMVESAKVTDDQSTMLARDIARKIEREMPQAGQVKVTVVRESRTVEHAR
- a CDS encoding 5-formyltetrahydrofolate cyclo-ligase, whose protein sequence is MSLRLNKMQAWGKRQWRDHLKALLQKESPHSSVQIQQQLCENLTEFIGQKQGIWAGYHALPQEPDLSPVFHHSEKIEWAFPRMEADHLTFYISQNFIKGPFGVMEPSEDSRKLDLEELTGVLVPGLGFNKKGNRLGKGRGFYDKALADYKGPKVGICFGCQVLAEDFPVEEHDINVDFVITENEIIQCK
- a CDS encoding cell division protein ZapA, whose amino-acid sequence is MASEKKTYDFLIAGVPYKLKTSHDDATVQELVEFVNNKMDQALSVTKYGSFQNAAVLTALNVAEELILLKRKAHRELEKIEEKALKLSIDLENSKLNRTV